In a genomic window of Larus michahellis chromosome 3, bLarMic1.1, whole genome shotgun sequence:
- the FAM162B gene encoding protein FAM162B, which produces MLPARLRPGRLLSAGPLRLPAPRGAGGEPPRSPGTPRAEQPHKVVASYKPSKFDKKILLWTGRFKTEEEIPPRIPPEMLDRARNKARVKACYIMIGLSVVACFAVIASAKKAAARHESLTSWNLAKKARWRREAALAAESKAK; this is translated from the exons ATGCTGCCGGCGCGCCTCCGCCCGGGGCGGCTCCTGTCCGCCGGGCCGCTCCGCCTGCCCGCCCCgcggggagccggcggggagCCCCCCCGGAGCCCGGGCACCCCCCGCG CTGAGCAGCCTCACAAGGTGGTTGCAAGTTACAAACCTTCGAAGTTTGACAAAAAAATCCTCCTCTGGACTGGACGTTTCAAGACCGAAGAAGAAATTCCTCCCAGGATCCC GCCAGAGATGCTGGACAGGGCAAGAAACAAAGCTCGAGTCAAAGCTTGTTACATCATGATCGGCCTCTCCGTTGTTGCCTGCTTTGCAGTGATCGCCTCCGCCAAGAAG GCTGCTGCGCGTCACGAGTCCTTGACGAGCTGGAACTTGGCAAAGAAGGCCCGGTGGCGGAGAGAGGCCGCGCTAGCGGCCGAGTCCAAGGCAAAGTAA